In Candidatus Abyssobacteria bacterium SURF_5, the following are encoded in one genomic region:
- a CDS encoding PAS domain S-box protein: MAQSNKTRVELLEEVKTLRDRLEEEERARVRLEEMIKEFTAAAKATLPHGIEETEEEPAESIRKLLLILERTPDMISYATPDGKVKYMNRAGRLAVGIPLDIDFVGCSIADGHPGWANKILTEVAIPTAIREGMWLGETAVLTHDGVEIPVSQLILAHKGPAGEIQYLSTICRDISERKKGEELLRHGLTEIESIYNSAPVGLCFFDRELRYVRVNERLAEINGIPPSEHIGKTPREIVPDLAPLAERIAEEIFRTGMPILDIQFSGTTRSQPGVQRYWKEQWLPLKDASERVFGINVVVEEITERKRAEEALRQSESRYRTLFESIDEGFCIIEMIFDASGKPTDWRFLEANPAFEKHNGLHNAVGKRMRELEPRLEEHWFETYGRIALTGKPERFTNEAKHLDNRWFDLYAFRVGRPEERKVAVLFKNITERKRAEAALQEAHKKLQVTIDSITDGLMVLDRTWNVTYFSETGAKMLGMRREGLIGGYVWDLFPYARERKFYGEYNRSVETGQPAHFVEFYPDPINKWIECHAYPSEEGLTVYFRDITARKEAEEKIARQSAVLDGINRILQETLRSETEEDVARVCLEVAEKLTESAFGFIGEINREGTFHTIVMSDLGWAECKMPDSNKTPMIRGLKMRCYWGKALVDNQSLIVNDPANHPDRVGVPEGHPAITSFMAVPLKRDGKTIGMISLANRAGGYTVEHQQDVEALSITFVEALERKRADEALRESEARFRDLSQKLEETVKQKTSELLQAEHLAAVGQMVSTVAHEIRNPIQIIRTGVDTLREARDGTERQDLLSEIEYGAKMLEITISEILEYSKPLKLKFSHTTVKNVVEATVKLVSNELKNITTNVDLQRDDEEICVDVVKFSQVLVNIISNAADAMPHGGTVSIHSRSLDRADGKFLEISVADTGHGIEEKHIRDIFKPFFTTKTRGTGLGLSLCRKIMDAHKGSMSIKSKVGEGTTVTLVLPLE, translated from the coding sequence GTGGCCCAGTCGAATAAAACGAGGGTCGAACTTCTTGAGGAAGTAAAAACCCTGCGCGACCGTCTGGAAGAAGAAGAGCGTGCGCGTGTGCGCCTCGAAGAGATGATAAAGGAATTCACGGCGGCGGCGAAAGCAACCCTTCCTCACGGAATCGAAGAGACTGAAGAGGAGCCTGCGGAATCGATTCGAAAGTTGTTGTTGATCCTGGAACGGACGCCCGATATGATTTCGTATGCCACCCCGGATGGCAAGGTGAAATACATGAACCGAGCCGGGCGTCTGGCGGTCGGAATTCCACTTGATATAGACTTCGTCGGTTGCTCTATAGCGGACGGACACCCCGGGTGGGCGAACAAGATTTTGACGGAAGTTGCCATCCCAACAGCGATACGTGAGGGGATGTGGCTGGGAGAGACCGCTGTTTTGACCCATGATGGCGTCGAGATTCCGGTTTCGCAGTTAATCCTCGCACACAAGGGACCTGCGGGCGAGATCCAATACCTCTCCACGATCTGCCGCGACATCAGCGAACGCAAAAAGGGGGAAGAACTGCTCCGGCATGGATTGACGGAAATAGAATCCATCTACAATTCGGCGCCGGTAGGCCTGTGCTTCTTCGACCGCGAGCTTCGATATGTCCGGGTGAATGAGCGGCTGGCGGAAATCAATGGGATCCCACCCTCTGAGCATATCGGCAAAACACCCCGCGAGATTGTGCCCGATCTTGCGCCGCTTGCAGAACGAATAGCCGAGGAGATTTTTCGAACGGGCATGCCCATCCTCGATATTCAGTTCAGTGGGACAACACGGTCTCAGCCCGGAGTGCAACGATATTGGAAGGAGCAGTGGCTCCCGCTAAAAGATGCTTCCGAAAGAGTCTTCGGTATCAATGTGGTGGTCGAAGAGATCACCGAGCGAAAGCGGGCCGAAGAAGCTTTGCGGCAGAGCGAGAGCCGCTATCGGACTTTGTTCGAATCGATCGACGAGGGATTCTGCATTATCGAGATGATCTTTGACGCGAGCGGTAAACCTACAGACTGGCGCTTCCTGGAGGCGAACCCGGCCTTTGAGAAACACAACGGACTGCACAATGCGGTGGGGAAGCGGATGCGGGAGTTGGAGCCGCGCCTGGAGGAGCATTGGTTCGAAACTTACGGGCGTATCGCTTTAACGGGAAAACCAGAACGTTTTACAAACGAGGCGAAGCATCTTGATAATCGGTGGTTCGACCTGTATGCTTTCCGCGTCGGGCGCCCCGAAGAGCGGAAGGTGGCCGTCCTCTTCAAAAATATCACCGAACGCAAGCGGGCGGAGGCGGCGCTGCAGGAAGCGCATAAAAAGCTTCAGGTCACTATCGACAGCATCACCGACGGCCTGATGGTTCTCGACCGCACCTGGAACGTCACCTACTTTAGCGAGACCGGCGCAAAGATGCTCGGTATGCGCCGTGAGGGCCTCATTGGCGGATATGTCTGGGATCTTTTCCCGTACGCCCGGGAAAGAAAGTTCTACGGAGAATATAACCGTTCGGTCGAGACCGGACAGCCCGCGCACTTCGTGGAATTTTACCCTGATCCAATAAACAAGTGGATAGAGTGTCATGCGTATCCGAGTGAGGAAGGCTTGACCGTATACTTCCGCGATATCACTGCGCGCAAAGAGGCTGAAGAAAAGATCGCGCGGCAGAGCGCCGTGCTTGATGGGATCAACAGGATATTGCAGGAAACTCTCCGCAGCGAAACCGAGGAGGATGTTGCCCGGGTCTGTCTCGAAGTGGCCGAAAAGCTTACCGAAAGTGCGTTCGGCTTCATCGGGGAGATAAACCGCGAAGGCACGTTCCATACCATTGTCATGAGTGATCTTGGTTGGGCAGAGTGCAAGATGCCGGATTCGAACAAAACACCAATGATACGAGGCCTGAAGATGCGCTGTTACTGGGGAAAGGCTCTTGTCGACAATCAATCTCTGATAGTCAACGATCCTGCGAATCATCCCGATCGGGTGGGCGTCCCGGAAGGGCATCCCGCGATAACTTCCTTTATGGCGGTTCCGCTCAAGCGCGACGGCAAGACGATCGGGATGATTAGCCTTGCGAACAGGGCCGGTGGATACACTGTTGAGCATCAACAGGACGTCGAGGCTTTATCAATTACTTTCGTGGAGGCGCTCGAACGAAAACGGGCCGATGAAGCTTTGCGCGAGTCGGAGGCGCGTTTCAGGGATCTTTCACAGAAGCTGGAGGAAACGGTCAAGCAGAAAACATCCGAACTGCTGCAGGCTGAGCATCTGGCGGCCGTCGGGCAGATGGTCTCGACCGTGGCCCACGAGATCAGGAACCCTATCCAGATTATCCGGACTGGGGTGGACACCTTGCGGGAAGCGCGCGATGGCACAGAGCGGCAGGATCTTCTTTCGGAAATCGAATATGGAGCCAAGATGCTCGAGATCACGATTTCGGAGATCCTGGAATACTCCAAACCGCTCAAGCTGAAGTTCTCCCACACAACAGTTAAAAACGTTGTTGAGGCGACCGTGAAACTGGTTTCGAATGAACTCAAGAACATAACCACCAATGTTGACCTGCAGCGAGACGACGAGGAAATATGTGTGGACGTCGTCAAGTTCTCACAGGTTCTGGTAAACATCATATCGAATGCTGCTGATGCGATGCCGCATGGAGGGACTGTGAGTATTCACTCCAGATCACTGGACCGGGCCGACGGAAAATTCCTGGAGATTTCAGTTGCGGATACCGGGCATGGCATTGAAGAGAAACATATACG